In Betta splendens chromosome 22, fBetSpl5.4, whole genome shotgun sequence, the following proteins share a genomic window:
- the fam177a1 gene encoding protein FAM177A1, protein MEVEKVSEGAADFENVEMGEPVRKAKVPRKTIYFASGETMEEYSTDEEEEEEEPVKKDVTPVDPSKLTWGPYFWFYMWRMTTSTISVCDFMGEKLASLFGITTPKYQYAIDEYYRMKKEEEEEEEENHLAEEAERRFAEQRRSDHNDHSDSQPATVAQPEASGASFVNISFELEPEPSLSVPDTNRVPSPLPS, encoded by the exons ATGGAAGTTGAAAAG GTTTCAGAGGGAGCGGCAGACTTTGAAAACGTAGAGATGGGCGAGCCTGTGCGGAAGGCGAAGGTTCCCCGCAAGACCATCTACTTTGCCAGCGGGGAAACTATGGAGGAGTACAGCACtgacgaagaggaggaagaagaggagccagtgaagaaAGATGTCACACCCGTTGATCCG TCCAAACTTACCTGGGGTCCATATTTCTGGTTTTACATGTGGAGAATGACCACTTCTACAATCTCAG TGTGTGACTTCATGGGAGAGAAACTGGCATCTCTCTTCGGCATAACTACTCCTAAGTACCAGTACGCTATTGATGAGTACTACCGTATGAAGAAAGAA gaggaggaggaagaggaggagaaccatCTGGCTGAGGAGGCAGAGCGTCGCTTTGCAGAGCAGCGCAGAAGTGATCATAATGATCACTCGGATTCACAACCCGCTACTGTAGCTCAGCCTGAGGCGTCAGGGGCTTCTTTTGTAAACATTAGCTTTGAGCTTGAACCCGAACCTTCTCTCAGTGTTCCAGACACCAACAGAGTTCCTTCTCCACTGCCCTCCTGA